A window of Panicum virgatum strain AP13 chromosome 8K, P.virgatum_v5, whole genome shotgun sequence contains these coding sequences:
- the LOC120644313 gene encoding uncharacterized protein LOC120644313 isoform X1: MASCSSSPWPPIPPLLLLLFFLLASPSSILAAPATSSQQQAESAGNATAAWTPRLRKTFLDGGVERWRGRRLVGRFQVCAVCTCCGGPHGMCIPAPCCYAINCNIPNRPFGVCSFTPRTCNCLNCHL; this comes from the exons ATGGCTTCCTGTTCCTCATCACCATGGCCACCcatccctcccctcctcctgctcctcttcttcctcctcgcctccccctcctccatccTCGCTGCACCAGCAACCTCCTCCCAACAG CAGGCTGAGAGCGCCGGCAATgcgacggcggcgtggacgCCGCGGCTGCGTAAGACGTTCCtggacggcggcgtggagcggtggcgcgggcggcggctggtggGGCGGTTCCAGGTGTGCGCGGTGTGCACCTGCTGCGGGGGCCCCCACGGGATGTGCATCCCGGCGCCCTGCTGCTACGCCATCAACTGCAACATCCCCAACCGCCCTTTCGGCGTCTGCTCCTTCACACCGCGCACTTGCAACTGCCTCAACTGCCACCTCTAG
- the LOC120644313 gene encoding uncharacterized protein LOC120644313 isoform X2, translating into MASCSSSPWPPIPPLLLLLFFLLASPSSILAAPATSSQQAESAGNATAAWTPRLRKTFLDGGVERWRGRRLVGRFQVCAVCTCCGGPHGMCIPAPCCYAINCNIPNRPFGVCSFTPRTCNCLNCHL; encoded by the exons ATGGCTTCCTGTTCCTCATCACCATGGCCACCcatccctcccctcctcctgctcctcttcttcctcctcgcctccccctcctccatccTCGCTGCACCAGCAACCTCCTCCCAACAG GCTGAGAGCGCCGGCAATgcgacggcggcgtggacgCCGCGGCTGCGTAAGACGTTCCtggacggcggcgtggagcggtggcgcgggcggcggctggtggGGCGGTTCCAGGTGTGCGCGGTGTGCACCTGCTGCGGGGGCCCCCACGGGATGTGCATCCCGGCGCCCTGCTGCTACGCCATCAACTGCAACATCCCCAACCGCCCTTTCGGCGTCTGCTCCTTCACACCGCGCACTTGCAACTGCCTCAACTGCCACCTCTAG